A stretch of the Aphis gossypii isolate Hap1 chromosome 2, ASM2018417v2, whole genome shotgun sequence genome encodes the following:
- the LOC114132645 gene encoding uncharacterized protein LOC114132645 — protein sequence MPSLNRLILLALASIALVASAVGATLTPRAPNFQYFERPKYRYPYYDEHGRGRLLYGYGGPDLYQYKSYSPLEGIH from the exons attttgcTGGCGCTCGCGTCGATAGCGTTGGTCGCCTCCGCGGTCGGCGCGACATTGACGCCCAGAGCTCCAAACTTTCAATACTTCGAAAG aCCTAAGTATAGATATCCGTATTACGATGAACATGGCCGAGGCCGGCTTTTGTACGGTTACGGTGGACCGGACTTGTACCAATACAAATCCTATTCGCCGTTGGAGGGCATTCATTGA